One stretch of Flavobacterium sp. 9 DNA includes these proteins:
- a CDS encoding LysM peptidoglycan-binding domain-containing protein, protein MREFLTISLVFILSFNKITAQDSIIEHKIQKGETAYFIAQKYKVSIDEIYKLNPEAQNGIKDNQIIRIPVHGEEKQNPNQQITHIVGAKETLFGLSKQYNVSVEALQNANPILANGLQIGQELIIPQNPANISKTESTASSKVTHQVVAKESLFSIARQYNVSVQDLENQNKDILQNGLQIGQTIVIPNKRKTLDGRVRVINQETIFHVVEPKETKFSIAKKYGISIDQLESQNPEIVNGLIVGNKLAINTKEVKPTNESEELMLALAEKQVVVEKGKAKTVEIDDLKDRLVVQKEMNQKIIKINDLKVNLNDMNGSKENSVEKLRLVLEANKNVQDILMAKLDSLVNTMNNDLIDLKRMDVLNIDQSKRLEKQSYESIGKTSELSSQLKKELAENRKAYAGLMNKVERIAVEENQEYKKKIRESEKNTASTSLQQRLSLEEIKRYKIEQEQGDAQNQLLIAKIDSLDTQKKIEVKRHISKASFYSMEARKFDDKLALVKLKKYQDQAVKNQSKNASAEAAKTISLEEMKQELKENPLKNDKTIKVEVFDNLKEVSNGYYLVLGIFTDATLRDKLIMKLIDSGDFNASFFFNINSLSYYVYSDKFENMEEVLYQCKKKEEVELYKEIVIAKLEIDLRQ, encoded by the coding sequence CAAAAATATAAGGTTTCGATTGACGAAATTTACAAACTCAACCCCGAAGCACAAAACGGAATCAAAGACAATCAGATTATCAGGATTCCTGTTCACGGTGAAGAAAAACAAAATCCTAACCAACAAATTACTCATATTGTTGGAGCAAAAGAAACGCTTTTTGGCTTGTCGAAACAATACAATGTTTCTGTAGAAGCGCTACAAAATGCAAATCCAATTCTTGCCAACGGACTTCAGATTGGTCAGGAATTAATTATTCCGCAGAACCCTGCAAATATTTCCAAAACAGAAAGTACAGCTTCGTCAAAAGTGACACATCAGGTTGTAGCCAAAGAATCTTTGTTTAGCATTGCGAGACAATACAATGTTTCTGTACAGGATTTAGAAAATCAAAATAAAGATATTCTTCAAAATGGTTTGCAAATTGGTCAGACGATTGTAATTCCAAACAAACGAAAAACTTTAGACGGAAGAGTTCGTGTAATTAATCAGGAAACTATTTTTCATGTGGTCGAGCCAAAGGAAACCAAATTCTCGATTGCCAAAAAATACGGAATTTCAATCGATCAGTTAGAATCTCAAAATCCTGAAATTGTAAACGGATTAATTGTTGGCAATAAATTAGCCATTAATACCAAAGAAGTTAAACCCACAAATGAAAGTGAAGAATTGATGTTGGCTCTTGCCGAAAAACAAGTTGTGGTCGAAAAAGGAAAAGCCAAAACGGTTGAAATTGATGATCTAAAAGACAGATTGGTGGTTCAGAAAGAAATGAATCAGAAGATTATAAAGATTAATGATCTTAAAGTTAATCTAAATGATATGAATGGTTCCAAAGAAAATTCAGTTGAGAAATTACGTTTGGTTCTGGAAGCCAATAAAAATGTGCAGGATATTTTAATGGCAAAATTAGATTCATTAGTTAATACAATGAACAATGATTTGATCGATTTAAAACGAATGGATGTTTTGAATATCGACCAATCAAAACGTCTGGAAAAACAATCGTATGAAAGCATCGGAAAAACAAGTGAATTATCTTCTCAACTAAAGAAAGAATTAGCTGAAAACCGAAAAGCTTACGCCGGATTAATGAATAAAGTAGAAAGAATTGCTGTTGAAGAAAATCAGGAATACAAGAAGAAAATCCGCGAAAGCGAGAAAAATACTGCTTCAACTTCTTTACAACAACGACTTTCATTAGAAGAAATTAAACGTTATAAAATAGAGCAGGAGCAAGGTGATGCACAAAATCAGCTTTTGATTGCAAAAATAGATTCCTTAGATACTCAGAAAAAAATTGAAGTAAAGCGTCATATTAGTAAAGCTTCGTTTTATAGTATGGAAGCCAGAAAATTTGATGATAAACTAGCTTTGGTAAAATTGAAAAAGTATCAGGATCAAGCGGTTAAAAATCAAAGTAAAAATGCTTCCGCCGAAGCTGCAAAAACAATTTCGCTGGAAGAAATGAAGCAGGAATTAAAGGAAAATCCTCTTAAAAATGACAAAACAATAAAGGTTGAAGTTTTTGATAATCTTAAAGAAGTTTCAAACGGCTATTACTTAGTTTTAGGTATATTTACAGACGCGACGCTAAGAGATAAGCTCATTATGAAACTCATTGATTCTGGTGATTTTAACGCTAGTTTCTTCTTTAATATCAACAGTCTTTCGTATTATGTTTATTCGGATAAGTTCGAAAATATGGAAGAAGTGCTCTATCAATGCAAGAAAAAAGAAGAAGTTGAGTTATATAAAGAGATCGTTATTGCTAAGTTAGAAATTGATCTTAGACAATAA